One segment of Clarias gariepinus isolate MV-2021 ecotype Netherlands chromosome 6, CGAR_prim_01v2, whole genome shotgun sequence DNA contains the following:
- the suz12b gene encoding polycomb protein suz12-B isoform X1, whose protein sequence is MAPQKYPGQVVSAAAGGRASGAVCVSAGSSVRNKPRMEQVQADHELFLQAFEKPTQIYRFLRTRNLIAPILLHRCLTFMSHRNSRTNANRKSFKVDNMLAKVEKMKGDQESHSLSSHLQLTFTGFFYKNDKPCQNSENEQNSVSLEVLLVKVCHKKRKDVSCPIKQVPTGKKQVPLNPDVKQTKPASFPTLLVSSTEFEPSNSHMVKSYSLLFRVSRPGKTHSSSYVNGETDENMDVKEDLSSRKKRGVSHRDDEGNATETFVAQMTVFDKNRRLQLLDGEYEVSMQQIEDCPVSKKRATWETILDGKRLPPFETFSQGPTLQFTLRWTGDPNDPSTAPVAKPLSTRNSDTSGPEIRTPVLRSAPAVVKDSVNGSSSTGGGGGGPSGGGVQTRREQTVSEPRQKLRIFYQFLYNNNTRQQTEARDDLHCPWCTLNCQKLYSLLKHLKLSHSRFIFNYAPHSKGAQIDVSINECYDGSYVGNPQDIHSQPGFAFSRNGPVKRTALTHILVCRPKRTKPSLSEFLASEDGEPEQQRTYMSGHNRLYFHSDSCMPLRPQEMEVDSEDERDPEWLREKTSTQIEEFTDVNEGEKEVMKLWNLHVMKNGFIADNQMNQAIMLFVENCGPHIAQRNLWRNFLLHLVSMHDFNLVTTATIDRAMTRLREIQSELPKQEGSACNGHAVTSGFSLHGKRTKSAVTD, encoded by the exons ATGGCGCCGCAGAAGTACCCGGGGCAGGTGGTGAGCGCTGCTGCGGGCGGTAGGGCGAGCGGAGCGGTGTGTGTCTCCGCCGGGAGCTCGGTCCGGAACAAGCCCAGGATGGAGCAGGTCCAGGCCGACCACGAGCTCTTCCTGCAGGCCTTCGAGA AGCCAACACAAATATACAGATTTCTGCGCACGAGAAACCTGATCGct CCGATTCTGCTACACAGATGCCTGACTTTCATGTCTCATAGAAACTCTCGAACAAACGCCAACAG gaaatCATTTAAAGTGGACAACATGCTGGCGAAGGTGGAGAAAATGAAAGGAGATCAGGAGTCACACAG TTTATCATCGCATCTGCAGCTGACCTTTACTGGattcttttataaaaatg ATAAGCCGTGTCAGAACTCAGAAAACGAGCAGAACTCAGTCTCTCTCGAGGTGTTACTCGTCAAAGTCTGCCATAAAAAGAGGAAG GACGTTAGCTGCCCCATAAAGCAAGTGCCTACGGGGAAGAAGCAGGTGCCTCTGAACCCAGACGTGAAGCAGACGAAGCCGGCGTCGTTCCCCACGCTGCTCGTCTCCAGCACCGAGTTCGAACCCAGCAACAGCCACATGGTCAAGTCCTACTCGCTGCTGTTCAGAGTGTCTCGGCCCGGGAAGACACACTCCAGCTCCTACGTCAACGGGGAGACGGACGAGAACAtgg atgtgaaggAGGACCTGTCGAGCAGAAAGAAGAGGGGCGTGTCTCACCGCGACGACGAGGGAAACGCCACCGAGACGTTTGTCGCTCAGATGACCGTGTTTGATAAAAACAG gCGTCTCCAGCTGCTAGACGGTGAGTATGAAGTGTCGATGCAGCAGATAGAAGACTGTCCCGTCAGTAAGAAAAGAGCCACCTGGGAGACCATCCTGGACGGAAAG AGGTTGCCTCCGTTTGAAACGTTCTCTCAGGGACCGACTCTACAGTTCACACTACGCTGGACCGGCGACCCCAACGACCCCTCCACGGCTCCCGTAGCTAAACCACTGTCTACGCGCAACTCAGACACCAGCGGCCCCGAAATCCGCACCCCCGTCCTCAGATCTGCCCCGGCTG TAGTAAAAGACTCGGTGAACGGCAGCAGCAgtacaggaggaggagggggcggACCAAGCGGAGGCGGAGTACAGACGAGGAGAGAGCAGACCGTCTCCGAGCCCAGACAGAAACTCCGCATTTTTTATCAg TTTCTGTATAACAATAACACGCGGCAGCAGACGGAGGCGCGTGACGACCTGCACTGTCCCTGGTGCACACTGAACTGCCAGAAACTCTACAGCCTCCTAAAACACCTCAAACTCTCACACAGCCGCTTCATCTTCAACTATGCG CCCCATTCCAAAGGCGCACAGATAGACGTGTCCATAAACGAGTGCTACGACGGCTCGTACGTGGGGAACCCTCAGGACATCCACAGCCAGCCGGGATTCGCCTTCAGCCGCAACGGCCCCGTCAAGAGGACCGCCCTCACACACATCCTCGTCTGCAG GCCCAAGCGCACGAAGCCGAGCCTGTCTGAGTTCCTGGCGTCGGAGGACGGCGAGCCGGAGCAGCAGAGGACGTACATGAGCGGACACAACCGCCTGTACTTCCACAGCGACAGCTGCATGCCTCTGCGCCCTCAGGAGATGGAGGTGGACAGCGAAGACGAAAGAGACCCTGAGTGGCTGAGAGAGAAAACCTCCACG CAAATCGAGGAGTTCACCGATGTCAACGAGGGAGAAAAGGAGGTCATGAAGCTCTGGAACCTCCACGTCATGAAGAACGG GTTTATAGCTGATAACCAGATGAACCAGGCCATCATGCTGTTTGTGGAGAACTGTGGTCCTCACATCGCACAGAGGAACCTGTGGCGCAACTTCCTCCTTCACCTGGTCAGCATGCACGATTTCAACCTGGTCACCACGGCAACCATCGACCGGGCCATGACGCGGCTGCGGGAGATCCAGTCCGAGCTGCCCAAGCAGGAGGGAAGCGCGTGTAACGGCCATGCCGTCACCTCGGGGTTCTCCCTGCACGGAAAACGCACCAAGAGCGCAGTCACCGACTGA
- the suz12b gene encoding polycomb protein suz12-B isoform X2: protein MAPQKYPGQVVSAAAGGRASGAVCVSAGSSVRNKPRMEQVQADHELFLQAFEKPTQIYRFLRTRNLIAPILLHRCLTFMSHRNSRTNANRKSFKVDNMLAKVEKMKGDQESHSLSSHLQLTFTGFFYKNDKPCQNSENEQNSVSLEVLLVKVCHKKRKDVSCPIKQVPTGKKQVPLNPDVKQTKPASFPTLLVSSTEFEPSNSHMVKSYSLLFRVSRPGKTHSSSYVNGETDENMDVKEDLSSRKKRGVSHRDDEGNATETFVAQMTVFDKNRRLQLLDGEYEVSMQQIEDCPVSKKRATWETILDGKRLPPFETFSQGPTLQFTLRWTGDPNDPSTAPVAKPLSTRNSDTSGPEIRTPVLRSAPAVKDSVNGSSSTGGGGGGPSGGGVQTRREQTVSEPRQKLRIFYQFLYNNNTRQQTEARDDLHCPWCTLNCQKLYSLLKHLKLSHSRFIFNYAPHSKGAQIDVSINECYDGSYVGNPQDIHSQPGFAFSRNGPVKRTALTHILVCRPKRTKPSLSEFLASEDGEPEQQRTYMSGHNRLYFHSDSCMPLRPQEMEVDSEDERDPEWLREKTSTQIEEFTDVNEGEKEVMKLWNLHVMKNGFIADNQMNQAIMLFVENCGPHIAQRNLWRNFLLHLVSMHDFNLVTTATIDRAMTRLREIQSELPKQEGSACNGHAVTSGFSLHGKRTKSAVTD, encoded by the exons ATGGCGCCGCAGAAGTACCCGGGGCAGGTGGTGAGCGCTGCTGCGGGCGGTAGGGCGAGCGGAGCGGTGTGTGTCTCCGCCGGGAGCTCGGTCCGGAACAAGCCCAGGATGGAGCAGGTCCAGGCCGACCACGAGCTCTTCCTGCAGGCCTTCGAGA AGCCAACACAAATATACAGATTTCTGCGCACGAGAAACCTGATCGct CCGATTCTGCTACACAGATGCCTGACTTTCATGTCTCATAGAAACTCTCGAACAAACGCCAACAG gaaatCATTTAAAGTGGACAACATGCTGGCGAAGGTGGAGAAAATGAAAGGAGATCAGGAGTCACACAG TTTATCATCGCATCTGCAGCTGACCTTTACTGGattcttttataaaaatg ATAAGCCGTGTCAGAACTCAGAAAACGAGCAGAACTCAGTCTCTCTCGAGGTGTTACTCGTCAAAGTCTGCCATAAAAAGAGGAAG GACGTTAGCTGCCCCATAAAGCAAGTGCCTACGGGGAAGAAGCAGGTGCCTCTGAACCCAGACGTGAAGCAGACGAAGCCGGCGTCGTTCCCCACGCTGCTCGTCTCCAGCACCGAGTTCGAACCCAGCAACAGCCACATGGTCAAGTCCTACTCGCTGCTGTTCAGAGTGTCTCGGCCCGGGAAGACACACTCCAGCTCCTACGTCAACGGGGAGACGGACGAGAACAtgg atgtgaaggAGGACCTGTCGAGCAGAAAGAAGAGGGGCGTGTCTCACCGCGACGACGAGGGAAACGCCACCGAGACGTTTGTCGCTCAGATGACCGTGTTTGATAAAAACAG gCGTCTCCAGCTGCTAGACGGTGAGTATGAAGTGTCGATGCAGCAGATAGAAGACTGTCCCGTCAGTAAGAAAAGAGCCACCTGGGAGACCATCCTGGACGGAAAG AGGTTGCCTCCGTTTGAAACGTTCTCTCAGGGACCGACTCTACAGTTCACACTACGCTGGACCGGCGACCCCAACGACCCCTCCACGGCTCCCGTAGCTAAACCACTGTCTACGCGCAACTCAGACACCAGCGGCCCCGAAATCCGCACCCCCGTCCTCAGATCTGCCCCGGCTG TAAAAGACTCGGTGAACGGCAGCAGCAgtacaggaggaggagggggcggACCAAGCGGAGGCGGAGTACAGACGAGGAGAGAGCAGACCGTCTCCGAGCCCAGACAGAAACTCCGCATTTTTTATCAg TTTCTGTATAACAATAACACGCGGCAGCAGACGGAGGCGCGTGACGACCTGCACTGTCCCTGGTGCACACTGAACTGCCAGAAACTCTACAGCCTCCTAAAACACCTCAAACTCTCACACAGCCGCTTCATCTTCAACTATGCG CCCCATTCCAAAGGCGCACAGATAGACGTGTCCATAAACGAGTGCTACGACGGCTCGTACGTGGGGAACCCTCAGGACATCCACAGCCAGCCGGGATTCGCCTTCAGCCGCAACGGCCCCGTCAAGAGGACCGCCCTCACACACATCCTCGTCTGCAG GCCCAAGCGCACGAAGCCGAGCCTGTCTGAGTTCCTGGCGTCGGAGGACGGCGAGCCGGAGCAGCAGAGGACGTACATGAGCGGACACAACCGCCTGTACTTCCACAGCGACAGCTGCATGCCTCTGCGCCCTCAGGAGATGGAGGTGGACAGCGAAGACGAAAGAGACCCTGAGTGGCTGAGAGAGAAAACCTCCACG CAAATCGAGGAGTTCACCGATGTCAACGAGGGAGAAAAGGAGGTCATGAAGCTCTGGAACCTCCACGTCATGAAGAACGG GTTTATAGCTGATAACCAGATGAACCAGGCCATCATGCTGTTTGTGGAGAACTGTGGTCCTCACATCGCACAGAGGAACCTGTGGCGCAACTTCCTCCTTCACCTGGTCAGCATGCACGATTTCAACCTGGTCACCACGGCAACCATCGACCGGGCCATGACGCGGCTGCGGGAGATCCAGTCCGAGCTGCCCAAGCAGGAGGGAAGCGCGTGTAACGGCCATGCCGTCACCTCGGGGTTCTCCCTGCACGGAAAACGCACCAAGAGCGCAGTCACCGACTGA
- the atad5b gene encoding ATPase family AAA domain-containing protein 5b isoform X1, which translates to MQEQGRTEKPKINRLRRAKRILKSDLMLPECDVIRPDVTHDQNTSSRTPPPPDGVQCSPPKQSLLLHREAEEKKHEVKSGSDTPPLHHHHHHHHHHQPSEVRGLIRSERELNPAFRSDLTSHRARFTSSAECFEDARAREEFLRQVQTQNPRFPVRRLFQTLLKRHDEGKSGSVAGKRKQEVESWGDGRLCKRQRQNGSDWGVSRRNTLRREQVCVQNAAMEETLQDEGHDDDEGHDDGEGHNDDEGYDDDVPWTEKYRPRSCDEVIGNSAAVRKLYSWLKEWRIRADVEERRKRREELRMKKESNGSWDCGDFEGDPLTEECEGDLCNTLLIHGPTGVGKTAAVFACAEQLGFKVLEVNSSSLRSGRLVLSQLRESTQSHQVGAPQVQTPAATSREFTHRHHLHREEAPGNSVSFCKNPPAVRRAASRKKRRGAQTPVTLTRYFRKTGNTASKRSEAPHNTRVSAADGVTREESETERKDRKEKTPPISLILFEEVDIVFEEDVGFLTAVKSLMSDTKRPIVLTTNDASFGETFSARHEEIRFRTPATESVVSFLQCVCAVHNVKTDPDHVRFTLQENGGDVRRSVLALELWARSGAGNTHYHLQHRALSCRSYTELESSGCVQALMESWRKGRSLLYSNLDLILAPPAPEKAHQSTFDQNGTWRTGQPEAPPPSSVRRRSRLRLKKRDSELDGSRQPRGSAVRSQLDALARLCDAVSFVDSYVSPRPPCKSGAQGAKIADGFLDEPREEQEDDDARMERCYEVMAAVEGLGLHGCGTGAWPGDRDERRGDTNKTWKIRCSSEDGAAVVRRALRSKAFRYHGDQTAVLTDYLPCLRFICRQQRDERQTNLRAADYLKDIGLCLPESVLDSLASQLR; encoded by the exons ATGCAGGAACAGGGCCGAACTGAGAAACCGAAGATCAACAGACTGAGAAGAGCAAAGAGGATCTTAAAGTCTGATCTGATGTTGCCTGAGTGTGACGTCATCAGACCTGACGTCACTCATGACCAGAACACGTCCAGCAGGACACCTCCACCCCCTGATGGTGTTCAGTGTTCTCCTCCAAAGCAAAGTCTCCTCCTCCACAGGGAGGCAGAAGAGAAGAAACATGAAGTGAAGTCAGGATCAGACACGcctcctcttcatcatcatcatcatcatcatcatcatcatcagccgTCTGAAGTTCGAGGTCTGATCAGGAGCGAGAGAGAACTCAACCCTGCATTTAGATCTGATCTGACGTCACACAGAGCGAGG TTCACGAGCTCGGCCGAGTGCTTTGAAGACGCTCGCGCCCGGGAGGAGTTCCTGAGGCAGGTCCAAACTCAGAACCCGCGCTTTCCGGTCCGGCGCTTGTTCCAGACGCTGCTGAAGAGACACG ATGAGGGTAAAAGCGGCTCAGTGGCTgggaaaagaaaacaggaaGTAGAATCTTGGGGTGACGGACGTCTGTGTAAACGGCAACGCCAGAACGGGTCAGACTGGGGTGTGAGCAGGAGGAACACGCTAAGGAGGGAACAGGTCTGTGTGCAGAACGCAGCCATGGAGGAGACGCTTCAGGACGAGGGACACGACGATGACGAGGGACACGATGATGGCGAGGGACACAACGATGACGAGGGATACGACGATGACGTGCCCTGGACGGAGAAGTATCGTCCTCGGAGCTGTGATGAAGTCATCGGGAACTCGGCCGCAGTGAGGAAGCTGTACAg CTGGCTGAAAGAGTGGAGGATCAGAGCGGAtgtggaggagaggaggaaaagACGAGAGGAGCTTCGGATGAAGAAGGAGAGCaatg GGTCGTGGGATTGCGGTGATTTTGAAGGCGACCCTCTGACGGAGGAGTGTGAGGGCGATCTGTGTAACACACTGCTGATCCACGGACCTACAGGAGTGGGAAAGACTGCAGCCGTGTTCGCCTGCGCAGAGCAGCTGGGCTTTAAG gtgttgGAGGTGAACAGCTCGTCCCTGCGCTCTGGTCGTCTCGTTCTGTCTCAGCTCAGAGAGTCGACTCAGTCTCACCAGGTGGGGGCGCCACAGGTGCAAACACCTGCTGCGACGTCACGTGAGTTCACACACCGTCATCACCTGCACC GAGAAGAGGCTCCAGGGAATTCCGTCTCCTTCTGTAAAAATCCACCAGCGGTCCGTCGAGCCGCGTCCAGAAAGAAACGCCGCGGTGCGCAGACGCCCGTCACTCTCACGCGCTACTTCAGGAAGACGGGAAACACAGCGAGCAAACGCTCTGAAGCTCCTCACAACACAAGAG TTTCAGCAGCTGATGGGGTCACGCGTGAGGAGTCCGAGACGGAGCGAAAGGACAGAAAGGAGAAGACGCCGCCGATATCGCTCATTCTGTTCGAGGAG GTCGATATCGTCTTCGAGGAGGACGTGGGATTCCTCACAGCCGTCAAGTCTTTAATGAGCGACACCAAGAGACCCATCGTCCTGACCACCAACG ACGCGTCGTTCGGCGAGACGTTCTCTGCTCGTCATGAGGAGATCCGCTTCAGAACTCCTGCTACG gagagcgTTGTGAgcttcctgcagtgtgtgtgcgcggtaCACAACGTGAAGACGGACCCGGACCACGTCCGCTTTACGCTACAGGAGAACGGCGGAGACGTGAGGCGGAGTGTGTTAGCGCTGGAGCTGTGGGCGAGAAGTGGAGCCGGGAACACACACTATCACCTACAGCACAGAGCGCTCAGT tgtaggTCGTACACAGAGTTAGAGAGCAGCGGGTGTGTACAAGCGCTAATGGAGAGCTGGAGAAAAGGGCGGAGCCTTCTCTACTCGAACCTGGATCTCATTTTGGCCCCGCCCGCTCCTGAAAAAGCACATCAAAGCACCTTTGATCAGAACGGAACCTGGAGGACGGGTCAGCCGGAAGCTCCGCCTCCGTCCAGCGTGAGACGACGTTCAAGATTAAGACTTAAAAAGAGAGACTCAGAGCTGGACGGATCCAGACAGCCACGCGGCTCGGCGGTCCGCTCTCAGCTGGACGCTCTGGCTCGCCTCTGCGACGCCGTGTCCTTCGTGGACTCGTACGTGTCCCCGCGGCCGCCATGCAAGTCTGGAGCTCAGGGAGCCAAGATCGCGGACGGCTTTCTAGATGAGCCGAGAGAAGAGCAAGAAGACGACGATGCACGTATGGAGAGGTGTTACGAGGTCATGGCGGCGGTGGAGGGTTTAGGGTTGCATGGGTGCGGGACGGGGGCGTGGCCAGGAGATCGGGACGAGAGGAGAGGAGATACAAACAAGACGTGGAAAATAAG ATGTTCCAGTGAAGACGGCGCCGCGGTCGTACGCCGCGCACTCCGCAGTAAAGCGTTCCGGTATCACGGAGATCAGACGGCGGTACTGACGGATTACCTGCCCTGTCTGCGCTTCATCTGTAGACAGCAGCGAGATGAGCGCCAGACGAACCTCAG AGCTGCGGACTACCTCAAGGACATCGGACTGTGTCTTCCCGAAAGCGTCCTCGACTCGTTAGCATCTCAGCTACGCTAA
- the atad5b gene encoding ATPase family AAA domain-containing protein 5b isoform X2, with translation MQEQGRTEKPKINRLRRAKRILKSDLMLPECDVIRPDVTHDQNTSSRTPPPPDGVQCSPPKQSLLLHREAEEKKHEVKSGSDTPPLHHHHHHHHHHQPSEVRGLIRSERELNPAFRSDLTSHRARFTSSAECFEDARAREEFLRQVQTQNPRFPVRRLFQTLLKRHDEGKSGSVAGKRKQEVESWGDGRLCKRQRQNGSDWGVSRRNTLRREQVCVQNAAMEETLQDEGHDDDEGHDDGEGHNDDEGYDDDVPWTEKYRPRSCDEVIGNSAAVRKLYSWLKEWRIRADVEERRKRREELRMKKESNGSWDCGDFEGDPLTEECEGDLCNTLLIHGPTGVGKTAAVFACAEQLGFKVLEVNSSSLRSGRLVLSQLRESTQSHQVGAPQVQTPAATSREEAPGNSVSFCKNPPAVRRAASRKKRRGAQTPVTLTRYFRKTGNTASKRSEAPHNTRVSAADGVTREESETERKDRKEKTPPISLILFEEVDIVFEEDVGFLTAVKSLMSDTKRPIVLTTNDASFGETFSARHEEIRFRTPATESVVSFLQCVCAVHNVKTDPDHVRFTLQENGGDVRRSVLALELWARSGAGNTHYHLQHRALSCRSYTELESSGCVQALMESWRKGRSLLYSNLDLILAPPAPEKAHQSTFDQNGTWRTGQPEAPPPSSVRRRSRLRLKKRDSELDGSRQPRGSAVRSQLDALARLCDAVSFVDSYVSPRPPCKSGAQGAKIADGFLDEPREEQEDDDARMERCYEVMAAVEGLGLHGCGTGAWPGDRDERRGDTNKTWKIRCSSEDGAAVVRRALRSKAFRYHGDQTAVLTDYLPCLRFICRQQRDERQTNLRAADYLKDIGLCLPESVLDSLASQLR, from the exons ATGCAGGAACAGGGCCGAACTGAGAAACCGAAGATCAACAGACTGAGAAGAGCAAAGAGGATCTTAAAGTCTGATCTGATGTTGCCTGAGTGTGACGTCATCAGACCTGACGTCACTCATGACCAGAACACGTCCAGCAGGACACCTCCACCCCCTGATGGTGTTCAGTGTTCTCCTCCAAAGCAAAGTCTCCTCCTCCACAGGGAGGCAGAAGAGAAGAAACATGAAGTGAAGTCAGGATCAGACACGcctcctcttcatcatcatcatcatcatcatcatcatcatcagccgTCTGAAGTTCGAGGTCTGATCAGGAGCGAGAGAGAACTCAACCCTGCATTTAGATCTGATCTGACGTCACACAGAGCGAGG TTCACGAGCTCGGCCGAGTGCTTTGAAGACGCTCGCGCCCGGGAGGAGTTCCTGAGGCAGGTCCAAACTCAGAACCCGCGCTTTCCGGTCCGGCGCTTGTTCCAGACGCTGCTGAAGAGACACG ATGAGGGTAAAAGCGGCTCAGTGGCTgggaaaagaaaacaggaaGTAGAATCTTGGGGTGACGGACGTCTGTGTAAACGGCAACGCCAGAACGGGTCAGACTGGGGTGTGAGCAGGAGGAACACGCTAAGGAGGGAACAGGTCTGTGTGCAGAACGCAGCCATGGAGGAGACGCTTCAGGACGAGGGACACGACGATGACGAGGGACACGATGATGGCGAGGGACACAACGATGACGAGGGATACGACGATGACGTGCCCTGGACGGAGAAGTATCGTCCTCGGAGCTGTGATGAAGTCATCGGGAACTCGGCCGCAGTGAGGAAGCTGTACAg CTGGCTGAAAGAGTGGAGGATCAGAGCGGAtgtggaggagaggaggaaaagACGAGAGGAGCTTCGGATGAAGAAGGAGAGCaatg GGTCGTGGGATTGCGGTGATTTTGAAGGCGACCCTCTGACGGAGGAGTGTGAGGGCGATCTGTGTAACACACTGCTGATCCACGGACCTACAGGAGTGGGAAAGACTGCAGCCGTGTTCGCCTGCGCAGAGCAGCTGGGCTTTAAG gtgttgGAGGTGAACAGCTCGTCCCTGCGCTCTGGTCGTCTCGTTCTGTCTCAGCTCAGAGAGTCGACTCAGTCTCACCAGGTGGGGGCGCCACAGGTGCAAACACCTGCTGCGACGTCAC GAGAAGAGGCTCCAGGGAATTCCGTCTCCTTCTGTAAAAATCCACCAGCGGTCCGTCGAGCCGCGTCCAGAAAGAAACGCCGCGGTGCGCAGACGCCCGTCACTCTCACGCGCTACTTCAGGAAGACGGGAAACACAGCGAGCAAACGCTCTGAAGCTCCTCACAACACAAGAG TTTCAGCAGCTGATGGGGTCACGCGTGAGGAGTCCGAGACGGAGCGAAAGGACAGAAAGGAGAAGACGCCGCCGATATCGCTCATTCTGTTCGAGGAG GTCGATATCGTCTTCGAGGAGGACGTGGGATTCCTCACAGCCGTCAAGTCTTTAATGAGCGACACCAAGAGACCCATCGTCCTGACCACCAACG ACGCGTCGTTCGGCGAGACGTTCTCTGCTCGTCATGAGGAGATCCGCTTCAGAACTCCTGCTACG gagagcgTTGTGAgcttcctgcagtgtgtgtgcgcggtaCACAACGTGAAGACGGACCCGGACCACGTCCGCTTTACGCTACAGGAGAACGGCGGAGACGTGAGGCGGAGTGTGTTAGCGCTGGAGCTGTGGGCGAGAAGTGGAGCCGGGAACACACACTATCACCTACAGCACAGAGCGCTCAGT tgtaggTCGTACACAGAGTTAGAGAGCAGCGGGTGTGTACAAGCGCTAATGGAGAGCTGGAGAAAAGGGCGGAGCCTTCTCTACTCGAACCTGGATCTCATTTTGGCCCCGCCCGCTCCTGAAAAAGCACATCAAAGCACCTTTGATCAGAACGGAACCTGGAGGACGGGTCAGCCGGAAGCTCCGCCTCCGTCCAGCGTGAGACGACGTTCAAGATTAAGACTTAAAAAGAGAGACTCAGAGCTGGACGGATCCAGACAGCCACGCGGCTCGGCGGTCCGCTCTCAGCTGGACGCTCTGGCTCGCCTCTGCGACGCCGTGTCCTTCGTGGACTCGTACGTGTCCCCGCGGCCGCCATGCAAGTCTGGAGCTCAGGGAGCCAAGATCGCGGACGGCTTTCTAGATGAGCCGAGAGAAGAGCAAGAAGACGACGATGCACGTATGGAGAGGTGTTACGAGGTCATGGCGGCGGTGGAGGGTTTAGGGTTGCATGGGTGCGGGACGGGGGCGTGGCCAGGAGATCGGGACGAGAGGAGAGGAGATACAAACAAGACGTGGAAAATAAG ATGTTCCAGTGAAGACGGCGCCGCGGTCGTACGCCGCGCACTCCGCAGTAAAGCGTTCCGGTATCACGGAGATCAGACGGCGGTACTGACGGATTACCTGCCCTGTCTGCGCTTCATCTGTAGACAGCAGCGAGATGAGCGCCAGACGAACCTCAG AGCTGCGGACTACCTCAAGGACATCGGACTGTGTCTTCCCGAAAGCGTCCTCGACTCGTTAGCATCTCAGCTACGCTAA
- the tefm gene encoding transcription elongation factor, mitochondrial, translating into MWVARRILTPAVLTGRCTAPCRRPPESPPRFLQCSTCWRSRVPLADPDLYQPAEPRCAPEIVTDAAPLDSLYTPEQRLAILRLLNTAPEPELAAVKMLRGRKSANIVEYRIRNGPFKDLESVVNVPLLKHKSAVMAFNSILYPREKEKRKGRIHLAKFIRPEVDKALLEDAGSMVSIVCGTNRIAWTHMDRSMAVLDWQQEECQSFMKGTYLASSYLDDVSRVVSNLPAADFYVVEKPSVSVQNTALFPVVVHLRTVEAMLFALLSARRGDAATETPNVLNMMRTAVGRHFGLIVGESRTSGGELVRKMMADSAMKKIPRVIFPNELLVRYSGAFHFSSRNRGQEMCDALLQAVAFYELLAASR; encoded by the exons ATGTGGGTCGCGAGACGGATCCTGACCCCCGCTGTCCTCACAG GACGCTGCACGGCGCCGTGCCGCCGCCCGCCCGAGTCCCCGCCGCGCTTCCTGCAGTGCTCCACCTGCTGGAGGAGCCGCGTCCCGCTGGCCGACCCGGACCTCTACCAACCCGCAGAACCCCGATGTGCCCCCGAGATCGTCACGGACGCCGCCCCGCTGGACTCGCTGTACACCCCCGAGCAGCGCCTCGCCATCCTGCGGCTCCTCAACACCGCCCCTGAGCCCGAGCTCGCCGCCGTCAAAATGCTCCGGGGACGGAAATCGGCCAACATCGTGGAGTACCGGATCAGGAACGGACCCTTTAAGGATCTGGAGAGCGTCGTGAACGTGCCGCTGTTGAAGCACAAGAGCGCCGTCATGGCGTTTAACTCCATCCTGTATCCCAGGGAGAAGGAGAAGAGGAAGGGGAGGATTCATCTCGCCAAGTTCATCAGACCCGAAGTGGACAAGGCGCTCTTAGAG GACGCAGGCTCAATGGTGTCCATCGTGTGTGGGACAAACAGGATCGCGTGGACGCACATGGACCGGTCGATGGCGGTGTTGGACTGGCAGCAGGAGGAGTGTCAGAGCTTCATGAAGGGAACGTACCTGGCCTCCAGTTACCTGGACGAT GTTTCCCGCGTCGTGTCGAACCTGCCGGCAGCGGATTTCTACGTGGTGGAGAAGCCGAGCGTGTCGGTCCAGAACACGGCGCTGTTCCCGGTCGTGGTTCACCTGCGCACGGTGGAGGCCATGCTGTTCGCTCTGCTGAGCGCCCGGAGAGGAGACGCCGCCACAGAGACGCCCAATGTCCTCAACATGATGCGCACGGCCGTGGGACGCCACTTCGGCCTGATTGTGGGCGAGAGCCGGACGAGTGGTGGCGAGCTGGTGAGGAAGATGATGGCCGACTCGGCGATGAAGAAGATCCCGCGCGTCATCTTCCCTAACGAGCTTCTGGTGCGCTACAGCGGAGCGTTCCACTTCAGCAGCCGCAACAGAGGACAGGAGATGTGTGACGCTCTGCTGCAGGCCGTCGCCTTCTATGAGCTGCTCGCGGCCTCACGCTGA